From a single Paraburkholderia sp. FT54 genomic region:
- a CDS encoding ATP-binding protein, which yields MTRSLLHRWLPRTLLARNIALLIALVMLSQVCSLAVLLHYVQRPRVERAAAVFATYVTTLDNLLAATPPAARRELTTRLDVRAQVPDEAVAEPPPSFMGAYRIYQRGIFLESLRAHLPADMPTRWQLVGGQRLWIRMHAPADAPQAPYWIALPIPEDAQGNGLDAAIVLSLGLGALAALTGYVIQRHLNQPLQQLTRAARRVSAGETPAPLPTDGPTEIAAVSGAFNQMTQALQQAEATRALMLAGISHDIRTPLTKLRLSMAMAMPNGSDSSFVVAAESYLDQIETILQQFMDYAGSGEREQPEPGDLNALIERLAGDFAGLGHEFELSLARLPAVPYRPISMMRLLMNLMQNAIVYGQTGLAVRSWATREAVYVAVGDRGKGLSAQELERLKAPFQRGRNARSHSGGTGLGLAIVERIARLHSGSLAFHAREGGGLEVWVRLPFNASTH from the coding sequence ATGACGCGCTCGCTACTGCACAGGTGGCTGCCGAGAACGCTGCTGGCGCGCAATATCGCGCTGCTGATCGCGCTCGTGATGCTGAGCCAGGTCTGTTCGCTCGCCGTGTTGCTGCATTATGTGCAGAGGCCGCGGGTCGAGCGCGCGGCGGCCGTGTTCGCCACTTATGTGACCACGCTCGACAACCTGCTCGCGGCCACGCCGCCCGCGGCGCGTCGAGAATTGACGACGCGCCTCGACGTGCGCGCACAGGTTCCGGACGAAGCCGTCGCCGAGCCGCCGCCGAGTTTCATGGGCGCGTATCGCATTTATCAGCGCGGCATCTTTCTCGAGAGCTTGCGCGCGCATCTGCCCGCCGACATGCCGACGCGCTGGCAATTGGTGGGCGGTCAGCGCCTGTGGATCCGCATGCACGCGCCGGCCGACGCTCCGCAAGCGCCGTACTGGATCGCGTTGCCGATTCCCGAAGATGCGCAGGGCAACGGACTCGACGCCGCGATCGTGCTGTCGCTCGGACTGGGCGCGCTGGCGGCATTGACCGGTTATGTGATTCAGCGCCACCTGAACCAGCCGCTCCAGCAGTTGACGCGCGCGGCGCGCCGCGTGAGCGCCGGCGAAACGCCCGCGCCGTTGCCGACCGACGGCCCCACCGAAATCGCCGCGGTGAGCGGCGCCTTCAACCAGATGACGCAGGCGTTGCAGCAGGCCGAGGCGACGCGCGCGCTGATGCTCGCCGGCATCTCGCACGACATCCGCACGCCGCTCACCAAGCTGCGCCTCTCGATGGCCATGGCGATGCCCAACGGCAGCGACAGCAGCTTCGTGGTTGCCGCCGAATCGTATCTGGACCAGATCGAAACGATCTTGCAGCAGTTCATGGATTATGCGGGCAGCGGCGAGCGCGAGCAGCCGGAGCCCGGCGATCTGAATGCCTTGATCGAACGGCTGGCGGGAGATTTCGCGGGGCTGGGGCACGAGTTCGAGCTGTCGCTGGCGAGGCTGCCCGCTGTGCCGTACCGGCCGATCAGCATGATGCGCTTGCTGATGAACCTGATGCAGAACGCGATCGTGTACGGTCAAACCGGACTCGCGGTGCGAAGCTGGGCCACGCGCGAAGCGGTGTACGTCGCGGTCGGCGATCGCGGCAAAGGTCTTTCAGCGCAGGAATTGGAGCGGCTGAAGGCGCCGTTCCAGCGCGGCCGCAATGCGCGTTCGCATAGCGGCGGCACCGGTTTGGGACTGGCGATCGTCGAGCGGATCGCGCGGCTGCATAGCGGCAGCCTGGCGTTTCATGCGCGCGAGGGCGGTGGGTTGGAGGTGTGGGTGCGATTGCCTTTCAATGCCTCGACGCACTAG
- a CDS encoding response regulator, with product MDRPAKIIVLDDEVELRNMLQRFLRSHGFDVRVAEDGKRLDRYLEREPFDLLVLDLMIGEEDGLAICARLREQGQTLPILMLTAKGDPLDRVVGLETGADDYLAKPFLPRELVARINALLRRQKIASGDVTVTSQSVRFGDFSLDVAKQQLSRAGELLDIHSAQMLLLVALASSPNRPVSRDNLLARARGREHDALDRSIDVQVLRLRQIVEDDPSKPRFIKTVWGVGYMLVADVDS from the coding sequence ATGGATCGCCCCGCCAAAATCATCGTGCTCGACGACGAAGTCGAATTGCGCAACATGCTGCAGCGCTTTCTGCGCAGCCACGGCTTCGACGTGCGAGTCGCCGAGGACGGCAAACGTCTGGACCGCTATCTGGAGCGCGAGCCGTTCGATCTGCTGGTGCTCGATCTGATGATCGGCGAAGAAGACGGCCTCGCCATTTGCGCCCGCTTGCGCGAGCAGGGCCAGACCTTGCCGATCCTGATGCTGACCGCGAAGGGCGATCCTCTCGACCGGGTGGTCGGCCTCGAAACCGGCGCCGACGACTACCTCGCCAAACCGTTCCTGCCGCGTGAACTGGTGGCGCGCATCAACGCGCTGCTGCGCCGTCAGAAGATCGCCTCGGGCGATGTCACGGTGACCTCGCAAAGTGTGCGTTTCGGCGATTTCTCGCTCGATGTCGCCAAGCAGCAACTCTCGCGCGCGGGTGAGCTGCTGGACATTCACTCGGCGCAGATGCTGCTGCTGGTCGCGCTGGCGTCGTCGCCGAACCGGCCGGTGAGCCGCGACAATCTGCTGGCGCGCGCGCGGGGCCGCGAGCACGATGCGCTCGATCGCAGCATCGACGTGCAGGTGCTGCGCCTGCGGCAGATCGTCGAGGACGATCCGTCCAAGCCGCGCTTCATCAAGACCGTGTGGGGCGTGGGCTACATGCTGGTCGCGGATGTCGACTCATGA
- a CDS encoding efflux RND transporter permease subunit: MIRFFVERPVFANVIALIVMLLGAVALINLPVAQYPPITPPTVQVVARFPGASAATLINRVALPIETQVNGVENALYMQSTSTNDGSYTLTVTFAVGTDVDKAQVLVQNRVSAATAQLPQAVQQQGVTVRKRSTAILQLYTLQSPDPKYDSLFLSNYAVIYLRDTLARLPGVGDVTVFGTGQYSMRVWLDPQKLSERNLTAADVMNAIQSQSRDVSAGQLGSEPNAGGQAFQLTVTMHGALSDPREFDDIIVKADPDSGGHFVRIRDVGHTELGSSSYGQFFNLDGKPAAGIAIYQLPEANALEVGNAVKATMARLAKDMPKGVSYQLPFDTTTFVRQSVIDVYKTLFEAALLVLAVILLFLQNWRAMLVPATTIPVTIIGTFGAIYMLGFSINLLTLFAIVLAIGIVVDDAIVVVEGITQHIEQGKTPKQAAIDAMHELLGPIVGITLVLISVFLPSAFLGGVTGQMYRQFALVVVATTVISAINAVTLKPVQSVRWLRHARPGKPNIVYRVFDKGYARVEKGYVRVVSWFVARCGLALTLALVLGAGSAFLLTRIPTSFIPLEDQGYVLIAAQLADAASLGRTREASTQIEKRIGAIPGVSHVVSIGGISPLDNNASLPNSALIYVTLDDWSKRGKGEDLRSLYLRMNSEMAKLPDIRSVVIVPPPIQGLGNSGGVQMQVMLTDGSQNYRRLQNATDALIANVSKRPELQRVFSPFRASVPTVELTLDRAKAESLQVPVGNVFDLLQDYVGSSYVNQFTTFNHTFPVFVQADGAFRRETDDVRRLQIRSNSGHMVELGTFIDAHTSVGPAVATLYNLAPAAAINGNPAAGYSTGDAIKAFEQEAARILPAGIGYEWTAMSYQEKLVGNSAYWVFAVGVLLVFCVLAAQYESWLLPVAVVLAVPLALLGTAGTLAALGAANNLYTQIGLVLLIALSAKNAILIVEFARHLRAQGVGIAEAAIEAARLRFRPIMMTSFAFILGVVPLVIATGASASARRSLGIAVFSGMLASTCIAVLFIPSFYVLLQHLGERHAARQTPPDA; encoded by the coding sequence ATGATCCGCTTCTTCGTCGAGCGGCCGGTTTTCGCCAATGTGATCGCGCTGATCGTAATGCTGCTCGGCGCCGTGGCGCTGATCAATCTGCCGGTCGCGCAATATCCGCCCATCACGCCGCCGACCGTGCAGGTGGTGGCGCGCTTTCCCGGCGCCAGCGCCGCGACGCTGATCAACCGCGTGGCGCTGCCGATCGAGACGCAGGTCAACGGCGTGGAAAACGCGCTGTACATGCAGTCGACCAGTACCAACGACGGCTCCTACACCCTCACCGTCACGTTCGCCGTCGGCACGGATGTCGATAAGGCGCAGGTGCTGGTGCAAAACCGCGTGTCGGCGGCGACCGCGCAATTGCCGCAAGCGGTGCAGCAACAGGGCGTGACCGTGCGCAAGCGCTCGACCGCGATCCTGCAGCTCTACACGCTGCAATCGCCGGATCCGAAATACGATTCGCTGTTTCTGAGCAACTACGCCGTGATCTATCTGCGCGATACGCTCGCGCGTTTGCCGGGCGTAGGCGACGTGACCGTGTTCGGCACCGGTCAGTACAGCATGCGCGTGTGGCTCGATCCGCAGAAACTGAGCGAGCGCAATCTCACCGCCGCCGACGTGATGAATGCGATCCAGAGCCAGAGCAGGGACGTGAGCGCGGGCCAGCTCGGTTCCGAGCCGAACGCGGGCGGCCAGGCGTTCCAGCTCACGGTGACGATGCACGGCGCGCTCTCCGACCCGCGCGAATTCGATGACATCATCGTCAAGGCCGATCCGGACAGCGGCGGCCATTTCGTGCGGATTCGCGACGTGGGCCACACCGAACTCGGCTCGTCCAGTTACGGGCAGTTCTTCAATCTCGACGGCAAGCCGGCCGCGGGCATCGCCATTTATCAGTTACCCGAAGCGAATGCGCTGGAAGTCGGCAATGCCGTCAAGGCAACCATGGCGCGTCTCGCGAAAGACATGCCGAAAGGCGTCAGCTACCAGCTGCCGTTCGACACGACCACCTTCGTGCGGCAATCGGTGATCGACGTGTACAAGACGCTGTTCGAAGCGGCCTTGCTCGTGCTCGCGGTGATCCTGCTGTTTTTGCAGAACTGGCGCGCGATGCTGGTGCCGGCCACGACGATTCCGGTGACCATCATCGGCACGTTCGGCGCGATCTATATGCTCGGCTTCTCGATCAACCTGCTGACCCTGTTCGCGATCGTGCTGGCTATCGGCATCGTGGTGGACGACGCGATCGTGGTGGTCGAAGGCATCACGCAGCATATCGAGCAGGGTAAGACGCCAAAGCAGGCCGCCATCGACGCGATGCATGAACTGCTCGGGCCGATCGTCGGCATCACGCTGGTGCTGATTTCCGTGTTTCTGCCGTCGGCGTTTCTCGGCGGCGTGACCGGGCAGATGTATCGTCAATTTGCCCTGGTGGTCGTGGCAACGACGGTGATCAGCGCGATCAACGCGGTCACGCTCAAGCCGGTGCAAAGCGTGCGCTGGCTGCGGCACGCGCGGCCCGGTAAGCCGAATATCGTGTATCGCGTGTTCGACAAGGGTTATGCCCGCGTCGAAAAGGGCTACGTGCGAGTGGTGTCGTGGTTCGTCGCGCGCTGCGGGCTTGCGCTCACACTCGCGCTGGTGCTTGGCGCGGGCTCCGCTTTTCTGCTGACGCGCATTCCCACCAGCTTCATTCCGCTCGAAGATCAGGGCTATGTGCTGATCGCCGCGCAACTCGCCGACGCCGCTTCGCTCGGACGCACGCGCGAGGCCAGCACGCAGATCGAAAAGCGGATCGGTGCGATTCCGGGTGTGAGTCATGTGGTGTCGATCGGCGGCATCTCGCCTTTGGATAACAACGCCTCGCTGCCGAATTCCGCGCTCATCTACGTGACGCTCGACGACTGGAGCAAGCGCGGCAAAGGCGAAGACCTGCGCTCGTTGTATCTGCGCATGAATAGCGAGATGGCGAAGCTGCCCGACATCCGCTCCGTGGTGATCGTGCCGCCGCCGATCCAGGGTCTCGGCAACAGCGGCGGCGTACAGATGCAGGTCATGCTGACCGACGGCTCGCAGAACTATCGGCGCCTGCAGAACGCCACCGATGCGCTGATCGCGAACGTGTCGAAGCGGCCCGAATTGCAGCGCGTATTCAGTCCGTTTCGCGCATCGGTGCCGACCGTCGAACTCACGCTCGATCGCGCCAAGGCGGAGTCGCTGCAAGTGCCGGTCGGCAACGTGTTCGATCTGCTGCAGGACTATGTCGGATCGAGCTATGTGAACCAGTTCACCACCTTCAACCATACGTTCCCGGTATTCGTGCAGGCCGACGGCGCATTCCGCCGCGAAACCGACGACGTTCGCCGTCTGCAGATTCGCAGCAACAGCGGCCATATGGTCGAACTGGGCACGTTCATCGACGCGCATACGAGCGTCGGGCCGGCGGTCGCGACGCTGTACAACCTCGCGCCGGCCGCGGCCATCAATGGCAATCCGGCGGCGGGCTACAGCACGGGCGACGCGATCAAGGCATTCGAACAGGAAGCCGCGCGCATTCTGCCGGCGGGCATTGGTTATGAGTGGACCGCGATGTCGTATCAGGAGAAGCTGGTCGGCAATTCGGCGTACTGGGTGTTCGCGGTGGGCGTGTTGCTGGTGTTCTGCGTGCTGGCCGCACAATACGAGAGCTGGCTGCTGCCGGTCGCCGTGGTGCTGGCGGTGCCGCTGGCCTTGCTCGGCACGGCGGGCACGCTTGCCGCGCTCGGTGCCGCCAACAATCTGTACACGCAGATCGGTCTCGTGCTGCTGATCGCGCTGTCGGCGAAGAACGCGATTCTGATCGTCGAGTTCGCGCGGCATCTGCGCGCGCAGGGCGTCGGCATCGCCGAGGCCGCGATCGAAGCCGCGCGTTTGCGCTTCCGGCCGATCATGATGACGTCGTTCGCGTTTATTCTCGGTGTGGTGCCGCTCGTGATCGCCACCGGCGCGAGTGCGAGCGCGCGCCGTTCGCTCGGGATTGCTGTATTTTCAGGGATGCTCGCTTCCACCTGCATCGCCGTGCTGTTCATTCCGTCGTTCTATGTGTTGTTGCAGCATCTGGGCGAGCGGCATGCGGCCCGGCAAACGCCGCCCGACGCCTAG
- a CDS encoding efflux RND transporter periplasmic adaptor subunit — protein sequence MAHKSLITRRLGVGICIVLGMALAACRDGNAPAAAQNAPLPQVSVMRPQPREVREQLDLSGTVAPSATVTLVARVQGVLKEIGFSDGANVKQGQLLFRIEPDTYRAQLTYDQAELVNAEQELTRQKQLTSDNATSESSLQKAQTTRDQAVAKRDMSRINLGYTEIRAPFAGRIGARSFDVGNLVGASDSTRLATLDRIQPVYVNFTLNERDANRIGLFTQPPRTVRVNVLGAPAGKGEDAALEFVDTRVDSSSGAIRLRADIANTDAHLIPGMSVEVHIPAGAPQNVLLVPDTALLREQAGAFVLVVNGASVIEKRAVATGALFGSLRAVMSGLNADDQVVTGGALAVAPGIRVQVAAAETQGQS from the coding sequence ATGGCACATAAGAGCCTGATAACCAGACGTCTCGGGGTGGGGATTTGCATCGTGCTCGGCATGGCGCTGGCCGCCTGCCGCGACGGCAACGCGCCGGCCGCCGCCCAGAATGCGCCCTTGCCGCAAGTGAGCGTGATGCGGCCGCAGCCGCGCGAGGTGCGCGAGCAACTCGACCTGAGCGGCACGGTCGCGCCTTCGGCCACCGTCACGCTGGTGGCGCGCGTGCAGGGCGTGCTGAAGGAAATCGGTTTCAGCGACGGCGCCAACGTCAAGCAGGGGCAATTGCTGTTCCGCATCGAGCCGGACACGTACCGCGCGCAGCTCACCTACGACCAGGCCGAGCTCGTCAACGCCGAACAGGAATTGACGCGCCAGAAGCAGCTCACGTCCGATAACGCGACCTCGGAATCGTCGCTGCAGAAAGCGCAGACCACGCGCGACCAGGCGGTCGCCAAACGCGATATGTCGCGCATCAACCTCGGCTACACGGAGATTCGCGCGCCGTTCGCGGGGCGCATCGGCGCGCGTTCATTCGACGTCGGCAATCTGGTGGGCGCATCGGATTCGACCAGGCTCGCCACGCTGGATCGCATCCAGCCGGTGTACGTGAATTTCACGCTGAACGAACGCGACGCGAACCGCATCGGCCTGTTCACGCAGCCGCCGCGCACGGTGCGGGTGAACGTGCTCGGCGCGCCTGCCGGCAAGGGCGAGGACGCAGCGCTGGAATTCGTCGATACGCGGGTCGACTCCAGCAGCGGCGCGATCAGGCTGCGCGCGGACATCGCCAACACGGACGCGCATCTGATTCCGGGCATGTCGGTCGAAGTGCATATTCCCGCCGGCGCACCGCAAAACGTGCTGCTGGTGCCCGACACCGCATTGCTGCGCGAGCAGGCCGGCGCCTTCGTGCTGGTCGTGAACGGCGCGAGTGTGATCGAGAAGCGCGCGGTGGCGACCGGCGCGCTGTTCGGCTCGCTGCGTGCCGTTATGTCGGGCCTGAACGCCGACGATCAGGTGGTGACGGGCGGCGCGCTGGCGGTGGCGCCGGGCATCAGGGTGCAGGTGGCCGCTGCCGAGACGCAGGGCCAGTCATGA
- a CDS encoding efflux transporter outer membrane subunit, whose protein sequence is MKSATSRHLRIAGASIVVSISAALSGCMSVGPDFKQPQATLENQWLESLPGEAQATPAAQAAWWTAFNDPVLTALEQRAYERNLSLQVAGLHIFKARAQLATSAENLLPQSGSVSVGADHINTSGVGPIPPTHLWAEHLRVNAGWEIDFWGKYRRQIESDRAQLRVSEAAYDNALVSLFGDVANAYIDLRALEQRIVVAQQNLKSVQQSLTLTQARYKHGASSQLDVEQAATLVAETEAQIPPLIKARAQDRDTLAVLLADPPDAVDAQLKGSSAIPVPPTQIDVGIPADLLRRRPDVRQAALNAAAQSALIGAAKAKLYPSLSLTGLFGLSSGEQHGIGLSQWGSKTIGLFSAGITLPILDRGQLKNAVRIQDATFQEAVLDYQNTVLQAQKEVEDAIAGLRTTLDALAASARASDASQRALRLANAQYRSGSVTYDTVLDASRSVLRDGDSLAQNQGLAAMAAVALYRALGGGWEVAQGQQVVSEQIAEQMARRTDWGRLLNPPANSALARASTGQPENGK, encoded by the coding sequence ATGAAATCTGCCACGTCCCGCCATCTGCGTATCGCTGGCGCGTCGATCGTCGTGTCGATCAGTGCGGCGCTCAGCGGCTGCATGAGCGTCGGCCCCGATTTCAAACAACCGCAAGCGACGCTCGAAAACCAATGGCTCGAAAGTTTGCCCGGCGAGGCGCAGGCCACGCCTGCCGCGCAGGCCGCCTGGTGGACCGCCTTCAACGATCCCGTGCTCACCGCGCTGGAGCAGCGCGCGTATGAGCGCAACCTGTCGCTGCAAGTGGCCGGCCTGCATATCTTCAAGGCGCGCGCGCAACTCGCGACCAGCGCGGAGAATCTGCTGCCGCAGTCGGGCAGCGTGTCGGTGGGCGCCGACCATATCAACACCAGCGGCGTCGGCCCGATCCCGCCGACCCATCTGTGGGCTGAGCATTTGCGCGTGAATGCGGGCTGGGAGATCGACTTCTGGGGCAAATATCGCCGGCAGATCGAATCGGACCGCGCGCAATTGCGCGTGTCGGAAGCCGCGTACGACAACGCGCTGGTGTCGTTGTTCGGCGACGTCGCCAATGCCTATATCGATCTGCGTGCGCTCGAACAACGCATCGTCGTGGCGCAACAGAATCTGAAGTCGGTCCAGCAGAGTCTGACGCTGACCCAGGCGCGCTACAAACACGGCGCGTCGAGCCAGCTCGATGTCGAACAGGCCGCCACGCTGGTGGCGGAAACCGAGGCGCAGATTCCGCCGCTCATCAAGGCGCGCGCGCAGGACCGCGACACGCTTGCGGTGCTGCTCGCCGATCCCCCCGACGCCGTCGACGCGCAACTCAAAGGCAGCAGCGCGATCCCCGTGCCGCCGACGCAGATCGATGTCGGCATTCCCGCCGATCTGCTGCGCCGCCGGCCCGACGTGCGCCAGGCCGCGCTCAACGCGGCGGCGCAATCGGCGCTGATCGGCGCGGCGAAGGCGAAGCTGTATCCGTCCTTGTCGTTGACGGGTTTGTTCGGGCTGTCGTCGGGCGAGCAGCACGGCATTGGACTGTCGCAATGGGGCAGCAAGACCATCGGCCTTTTCTCCGCCGGTATCACGCTGCCGATCCTCGATCGCGGCCAACTGAAAAACGCCGTGCGGATTCAGGACGCGACCTTTCAGGAGGCGGTGCTCGACTATCAGAACACGGTGCTGCAAGCGCAGAAAGAAGTGGAAGACGCGATTGCCGGACTGCGCACCACGCTCGACGCGCTGGCCGCGTCGGCGCGCGCGTCGGATGCCTCGCAGCGCGCGCTGCGGCTCGCCAATGCGCAATATCGTTCGGGCTCGGTCACTTACGACACCGTGCTCGACGCCTCGCGCTCCGTGTTGCGCGACGGCGATTCGCTCGCGCAGAACCAGGGGCTCGCCGCGATGGCGGCGGTGGCGTTGTATCGGGCGCTCGGCGGAGGCTGGGAAGTGGCGCAAGGGCAGCAGGTGGTGAGCGAACAGATTGCCGAACAGATGGCGCGGCGCACGGATTGGGGCCGCTTGTTGAATCCGCCCGCGAATTCCGCGTTGGCGCGCGCGAGCACAGGCCAGCCTGAGAATGGGAAATAA
- a CDS encoding EF-hand domain-containing protein: MKKLIAIVLLCCASTVTFAQAAPQGGNPQRMERMVQQLQSRFANANTTHDGKLTRDQAAAGMPMVANHFDEIDTQKAGYITLPQIEAFMQERGAAH, from the coding sequence ATGAAGAAGTTGATCGCTATCGTGTTGCTGTGCTGCGCATCCACCGTCACGTTCGCTCAGGCCGCGCCTCAAGGCGGCAATCCTCAGCGCATGGAGCGCATGGTTCAGCAGTTGCAATCGCGCTTTGCGAATGCCAATACCACGCACGACGGCAAGCTCACCCGGGACCAGGCCGCCGCGGGCATGCCGATGGTCGCCAACCACTTCGACGAGATCGATACGCAGAAGGCGGGCTACATCACCTTGCCGCAGATCGAGGCATTCATGCAGGAACGCGGGGCAGCGCACTGA
- a CDS encoding arsenic transporter, whose amino-acid sequence MNSVFLSWGIAAAATAGVITRPFKWPEAVWAVAGALLLVSLGLLPVHLALEAIGKGTDVYLFLFGMMLLSEVGRREGLFDWVAVLAVNHAQGSPRKLFLLVYLVGVVITAFLSNDATAVVLTPAVFAAAKKAKTHPLPLLFVCAFIANAASFVLPISNPANIVLYGNHTPALGAWLMRFTLPSLLSIVATYVMLRWTQRDALAGTCEANLEPVELSSSGRVALAGIAVTAVVLLTVSAFDIPLGMPTAILGALTALVVLILERKSPLPMIREISWSVLPLVAALFVLVEMLDHTGVITAAAQLTQRAAQQHELATAGWAGSVIAIGSNLMNNLPAGLIASSTVMQAHSPERVIDALLIGVDLGPNLSITGSLATILWLNAIRREGEDVSFMKFLKVGALVMLPALVLALGARILTG is encoded by the coding sequence GTGAATTCCGTTTTCCTGTCTTGGGGTATCGCTGCCGCCGCCACGGCGGGTGTCATCACCCGTCCGTTCAAATGGCCCGAAGCCGTGTGGGCCGTCGCCGGTGCGCTGCTGCTGGTCTCGCTAGGTCTATTGCCGGTTCATCTGGCGCTCGAGGCGATCGGCAAAGGCACCGATGTCTATCTGTTCCTGTTCGGCATGATGCTGCTGTCGGAAGTGGGCCGCCGCGAAGGCCTGTTCGACTGGGTCGCCGTGCTCGCGGTCAACCATGCCCAAGGCTCGCCGCGCAAGCTCTTCCTGCTCGTCTACCTGGTCGGCGTGGTGATCACCGCGTTTCTTTCGAACGACGCCACCGCCGTCGTCCTCACGCCGGCCGTGTTCGCCGCCGCCAAAAAGGCGAAGACGCATCCGCTGCCCTTGCTGTTCGTCTGCGCGTTCATCGCCAATGCCGCGAGCTTCGTGCTGCCGATCTCGAATCCGGCCAACATCGTGCTGTACGGCAATCACACGCCCGCGCTCGGCGCCTGGCTGATGCGCTTCACGCTGCCGTCGCTGCTGTCGATCGTCGCGACCTACGTGATGTTGCGCTGGACCCAGCGCGACGCGCTCGCCGGCACCTGCGAGGCGAATCTCGAGCCGGTCGAGCTGTCGTCGAGCGGCCGCGTGGCGCTCGCGGGCATCGCAGTGACGGCCGTCGTGCTGCTGACGGTCTCCGCGTTCGATATTCCGCTGGGCATGCCGACCGCGATACTCGGCGCGCTGACCGCGCTGGTCGTGCTGATTCTGGAGCGCAAATCGCCGCTGCCGATGATCCGCGAAATCTCGTGGAGCGTGCTGCCGCTGGTGGCCGCGCTGTTCGTACTCGTCGAAATGCTGGATCACACCGGCGTCATTACGGCCGCGGCCCAACTGACACAGCGCGCCGCGCAACAGCACGAACTGGCCACGGCGGGCTGGGCGGGCAGCGTCATCGCGATCGGCAGCAATCTGATGAACAACTTGCCGGCCGGTCTGATCGCCAGTTCGACCGTGATGCAGGCGCACAGTCCGGAGCGTGTGATCGACGCGCTGCTGATCGGCGTCGATCTCGGCCCGAACCTGTCCATTACCGGTTCGCTGGCGACGATCCTCTGGCTCAACGCGATTCGCCGCGAAGGCGAAGACGTGAGCTTCATGAAGTTTCTGAAGGTGGGCGCGCTGGTGATGTTGCCGGCGCTCGTGCTGGCGCTCGGCGCACGGATTCTGACCGGTTGA
- a CDS encoding cytochrome b, with product MKSSPVRSDRYHGAAIALHWLIAALIICGFYIGWIMTDIPGFTPTKLKYFSWHKWIGVTVFVLAVARVLWRATHRAPALDSATPAWQKAAAHLVHGVLYVLMLAIPLSGYFYSSAAGIQVVYLGIVPLPTFIGPDQALKASLRTVHVLLNYTLLALVAMHVAAALKHQFVDRDGLLARMIPFLK from the coding sequence ATGAAATCCAGCCCTGTCCGTTCAGACCGCTACCACGGCGCCGCCATTGCCCTGCACTGGCTGATCGCGGCGTTGATCATCTGCGGCTTCTATATCGGCTGGATCATGACCGATATTCCCGGCTTCACGCCCACCAAGCTGAAGTATTTCTCCTGGCACAAGTGGATCGGCGTGACCGTGTTCGTGCTTGCCGTGGCCCGCGTGCTGTGGCGCGCCACCCACCGCGCGCCGGCGCTCGACAGCGCCACACCCGCATGGCAGAAGGCCGCCGCCCATCTCGTGCACGGCGTGCTGTACGTGCTGATGCTGGCGATTCCGCTGTCCGGCTACTTCTATAGTTCCGCCGCCGGCATTCAGGTGGTGTATCTCGGCATCGTGCCGCTGCCCACCTTCATCGGTCCGGATCAGGCGCTCAAGGCAAGCCTGCGCACCGTCCACGTGCTGCTCAATTACACCTTGCTCGCGCTCGTTGCGATGCATGTGGCGGCGGCGCTCAAGCATCAATTCGTCGACCGCGACGGATTGCTGGCTCGCATGATTCCATTCCTCAAGTAA
- a CDS encoding YceI family protein, translated as MKSNFHHSVHRVTLAGITALSLFGASLAHADVDTGKSTVIATTKQMNVPVDGKFRKFSAQLNFDPARPTTGSANVSIDTGSYDLGADDYNKQAQGKEWFDSATYPAATFVSSAIAPAGGNQYKITGKLTIKGKSQTVVVPVTIASQGATQTFDGALPIKRSQFDVGTGEWKDTSVVADEVVIKFHIVASKK; from the coding sequence ATGAAATCAAACTTTCACCACTCCGTTCACCGCGTGACGCTCGCCGGCATCACGGCCTTGTCACTCTTCGGTGCAAGCCTCGCGCATGCCGACGTCGACACGGGCAAAAGCACCGTCATTGCCACCACGAAACAGATGAACGTGCCCGTCGACGGCAAGTTCAGGAAGTTCTCGGCGCAGCTGAATTTCGATCCGGCCAGGCCGACTACCGGCAGCGCCAATGTTTCGATCGACACCGGCAGCTACGACCTCGGCGCCGACGACTACAACAAGCAGGCCCAAGGCAAGGAATGGTTCGACAGCGCCACCTACCCGGCCGCGACCTTCGTCTCCAGCGCGATCGCGCCGGCGGGCGGCAACCAGTACAAAATCACCGGCAAGCTCACCATCAAGGGCAAGTCGCAAACCGTCGTGGTGCCCGTCACCATTGCCAGTCAGGGCGCCACGCAAACCTTCGACGGCGCGTTGCCGATCAAGCGCTCGCAATTCGACGTCGGCACCGGCGAATGGAAAGATACGTCGGTGGTCGCCGATGAAGTCGTCATCAAATTTCACATCGTCGCTTCGAAGAAATAA